One segment of Brassica napus cultivar Da-Ae chromosome C3, Da-Ae, whole genome shotgun sequence DNA contains the following:
- the LOC106436202 gene encoding disease resistance protein RPS4B, which yields MKKSPSLRSYSMNASAQPQVFINFRGAELRHSFIGHLKKAFERNGINFFIDTNEQKGLNQKVFFKRIEESKIALAIFSPRYTESRWCLDELVKMKECMEANKLVIVPIFYKVTPYTIQGLMGDFGDKLRELVKYVDDVREKKWTEALKYASTIIGINYDGKRDEDLLIGEIVGDIQRVLKKIALQKGKEEPKTKMPRTNTSTYSSSITHSKNIVDSDNQNELAGLKQRLDELKEKLDLSHKETRIVGVYGMPGIGKTTLVKRLYDEWKHKFQRHVHLVNIRDMSNAYGAQSLQRIVLKSLLSDTYNEISDDMNYETMESELLQKKVFLVFDDVSSKNQVHSLLDNHKWIRKGSRVVISTRNRTAISQLEYTYAVPSLDLADSLNRFSFYAFKDHNCPRPGNLRDLSTKFADYARGNPQALKILGRELLSGDEDHWSQRLDTLAQIPSPRIQDLLRKSYDELSEQQREAFFVVACFFRSGDEYYVRSLVDSADPDNSTDDTASEIRDLADKLLISISSGRVEMHDLWSTFAKKHGSSFSAESSQGNYMIWDHDTFASMAKNKRMRFVNQTRKNDQSNLKNSGRDSVKGISLDMSKFSDKLALDNEIFSKMCNLRYLKVYNSQCSRDCDGDYKLNFPDGLKCAMESLRYLYWLQFPLEELPEGISPKNLIELNLPYSKIKRLWEDSKDTSKLKWVDLSHSSELCEISGLLGASNLQRLNLEGCTDLTTLPQGMQEMESLVYLNMGGCTRLVSLPNMKLKSLKTLILSYCSNLEQFPVISESLESLYLQATAIEVIPDSVEDLQKLFLLNLKDCKSLKSLPDCLGKLRALQELILSGCSKLKMFPELKEKMESLKILLLDGTGIKQMPMLLHCSQSQGKAFANKPFPDIQTHCGLSNSGLSSSLLSLCLSGNDLESLQDNISQLYQLKWLDLKNCKKLKSIPVLPPNLKCLDAHGCDSLEKVGTPLALLMVTGQIHCTFIFTNCNKLDQVAKSNIISYTRKKSQLISDALNRYNGGFVLESLIGTCFPGCEVPASFDHQGFGSVLEPKLPRHWCDSRLTGIALCAVIMFPDCHHQNNRFLVKCTCEFKTDDGPCISFTSIVGGWSLPGDDPRKIDSAHVFIGYTSWLYINKCHVEDHGKGCIPYLASLRFQVTDSSGEVAKCKVLKCGFSLVCTPNDIDDISREKMGDISPQNMGNALNKENSNKTSRNDYDFWYPSNCGMTSRNDEHFHDEELAEANISKT from the exons ATGAAAAAAAGTCCCTCTTTGAGAAGTTACTCTATGAACGCCTCAGCGCAACCTCAAGTGTTCATCAACTTCCGAGGAGCTGAACTTCGTCACAGCTTTATCGGCCATCTCAAGAAGGCCTTTGAAAGAAATGGAATCAACTTTTTCATCGACACCAACGAACAGAAAGGCCTTAATCAGAAAGTTTTCTTCAAGAGGATAGAAGAGTCAAAGATCGCGCTGGCGATCTTCTCCCCTAGGTATACGGAGTCAAGATGGTGTCTGGACGAGTTGGTGAAGATGAAGGAATGCATGGAAGCGAACAAACTTGTGATTGTTCCCATCTTCTATAAGGTAACTCCATACACCATTCAAGGGCTCATGGGAGATTTTGGTGATAAGTTGAGGGAGCTGGTGAAGTATGTCGATGAtgtgagagaaaaaaaatggacTGAAGCTTTGAAGTATGCTTCCACAATTATAGGCATCAATTACGATGGGAAGAG AGACGAAGACCTTCTCATTGGTGAAATAGTTGGGGATATTCAAAGAGTACTAAAGAAAATTGCATtacaaaaaggaaaagaagaacCCAAGACAAAAATGCCTCGCACTAATACCTCCACATATTCAAGCTCTATCACTCACAGTAAGAACATAGTTGATTCTGATAACCAAAACGAGCTCGCTGGACTCAAACAACGCCTTGATGAACTGAAAGAAAAGTTAGACCTTAGCCACAAGGAAACTCGCATTGTTGGGGTTTACGGGATGCCCGGAATCGGCAAAACCACCCTGGTGAAGAGATTGTATGATGAGTGGAAACACAAGTTCCAGCGACACGTGCATTTGGTGAACATCCGTGACATGTCGAATGCGTATGGGGCGCAATCACTACAGAGGATAGTTTTGAAAAGTTTGCTTAGTGACACTTACAATGAGATAAGTGACGATATGAACTATGAAACCATGGAGAGTGAACTGCTACAGAAGAAAGTTTTTCTTGTTTTCGATGACGTGAGTAGCAAGAATCAGGTACACTCTCTTCTGGATAATCATAAATGGATTAGGAAAGGAAGCAGAGTGGTTATATCCACGCGTAACAGGACAGCGATAAGCCAACTCGAGTATACTTACGCAGTCCCGAGCTTGGATCTCGCAGACAGCTTGAACCGATTCAGCTTTTATGCCTTTAAAGATCACAACTGTCCTCGCCCGGGAAATCTCAGGGATCTTTCCACAAAGTTCGCTGATTATGCCCGAGGTAACCCGCAAGCTCTCAAGATATTAGGTCGGGAGCTTCTCTCGGGAGATGAGGATCACTGGTCACAGAGATTGGATACACTGGCGCAAATTCCCAGCCCGCGTATTCAAGATCTATTGAGAAAAAGTTATGATGAGCTAAGTGAGCAGCAAAGAGAAGCTTTTTTTGTTGTAGCCTGTTTCTTCAGATCAGGGGATGAGTATTACGTTAGAAGTTTAGTGGATTCAGCAGATCCTGATAATTCTACTGATGATACTGCTAGTGAAATAAGAGACCTCGCGGACAAGCTACTGATTAGCATCTCCAGTGGGCGAGTTGAAATGCATGATTTGTGGTCTACGTTCGCTAAGAAACATGGTTCATCCTTCTCCGCTGAAAGCAGTCAGGGAAACTATATGATTTGGGATCATGATACATTTGCTTCTATGGcgaaaaacaaaagaatgagATTTGTCAACCAAACAAGGAAAAATGATCAATCTAACCTCAAAAACTCG GGCAGGGACAGCGTCAAGGGTATTTCGCTGGACATGTCTAAATTCAGTGATAAACTGGCCTTAGACAATGAAATTTTCAGTAAGATGTGCAACCTACGGTACCTTAAAGTGTACAACTCCCAGTGTTCTCGAGACTGTGATGGTGATTACAAATTGAATTTCCCTGATGGACTTAAATGCGCAATGGAAAGTCTTCGGTATCTGTACTGGCTACAGTTCCCATTGGAGGAACTTCCAGAAGGGATAAGCCCGAAGAACCTTATTGAGCTCAATCTCCCTTACAGCAAGATAAAACGACTTTGGGAAGACAGTAAG GATACATCCAAACTCAAATGGGTCGATCTCAGTCACTCGAGTGAGCTGTGTGAAATATCTGGGTTACTAGGGGCTTCAAATCTCCAAAGACTGAATCTTGAAGGCTGCACAGACTTGACAACATTGCCGCAAGGGATGCAAGAAATGGAGAGCCTAGTTTACCTGAACATGGGAGGATGCACACGACTGGTGTCTCTTCCTAACATGAAGTTGAAATCTTTGAAAACTCTCATCTTGAGTTACTGCTCGAACCTTGAACAATTTCCTGTGATTTCCGAGAGTCTAGAATCTCTTTACTTGCAAGCCACGGCAATTGAAGTTATTCCAGATTCAGTTGAGGACCTTCAGAAACTTTTCCTATTAAATTTGAAAGACTGCAAATCGCTGAAGAGTCTTCCCGATTGTCTTGGAAAGCTAAGAGCACTTCAAGAGCTAATACTCTCTGGCTGCTCAAAGCTAAAGATGTTTCCAGAGTTGAAGGAGAAGATGGAATCTCTGAAGATTTTACTGCTTGATGGAACAGGGATAAAGCAGATGCCAATGTTATTGCATTGCAGTCAGTCACAAGGAAAAGCTTTTGCAAATAAGCCATTTCCAGACATTCAGACACATTGCGGTTTAAGTAATTCCGGTCTATCATCCTCTTTGCTATCGTTATGCTTAAGTGGAAATGATCTTGAGAGCTTGCAGGATAACATCAGTCAGCTTTATCAACTTAAATGGCTTGACTTAAAGAACTGCAAGAAGCTCAAATCTATTCCAGTGCTTCCACCAAACCTCAAGTGCTTAGATGCACATGGATGCGACTCACTGGAAAAAGTTGGAACCCCTCTAGCCCTTCTCATGGTGACAGGCCAAATCCATTGCACATTCATTTTCACTAATTGCAACAAATTGGATCAAGTTGCGAAAAGTAATATCATATCTTACACTCGTAAGAAAAGCCAGTTAATATCAGATGCTTTGAATCGTTATAATGGG GGCTTTGTTTTGGAATCTTTGATTGGAACTTGTTTTCCTGGATGTGAAGTACCTGCATCGTTTGATCACCAAGGCTTTGGGTCAGTGTTAGAGCCGAAACTACCTCGGCACTGGTGTGACAGTAGGCTTACTGGGATAGCTTTATGCGCTGTTATAATGTTTCCGGACTGCCACCATCAAAACAACCGTTTCTTGGTGAAATGCACTTGTGAATTCAAAACTGATGATGGGCCATGTATCAGTTTTACTTCCATTGTTGGAGGTTGGAGCCTACCAGGTGATGATCCACGAAAGATTGACTCTGCTCATGTTTTTATTGGCTATACAAGCTGGCTATATATCAACAAATGTCACGTGGAAGACCATGGGAAAGGATGTATTCCTTATTTGGCTTCTCTCAGATTTCAGGTGACTGATAGTTCAGGTGAGGTAGCAAAATGCAAAGTGCTAAAATGTGGCTTTAGTTTGGTATGTACACCAAATGATATCGATGATATCTCTCGGGAGAAGATGGGTGATATCTCTCCACAGAATATGGGGAATGCGCTAAACaaagaaaattcaaataaaacttcaaGAAATGATTATGATTTCTGGTATCCATCAAACTGTGGTATGACTTCGAGAAATGATGAACATTTTCACGATGAAGAACTTGCAGAAGCAAACATCTCCAAAACTTGA